A genomic window from Sphingomonas taxi includes:
- a CDS encoding ADP-ribosylglycohydrolase family protein: protein MQPTKQINGRAMHARTSVTHPLQIASVAAGAGLGSVGITFCPGKQQPHAATGAWARDLDLDVGVIANWGAASVVTLVEDHELASLGVTGLGDAVRAAAMEWQHLPIRDVSVPDAAFETAWQKTGPMLRNQLRAGFNVLVHCKGGLGRAGTVAARLLIDLGWTPAEALAAVREVRPGAVETRAQEAYVLALVTTPEATLEHSPSAIHDRSRGALLGLAIGDAVGTTLEFTRRDSGVAVTDMVGGGPFRLQPGEWTDDTAMALALADSLAAEPKLDARDLMGRFVSWWRSGEYSCTGRCFDIGVTTRQALARFERDLEPYAGSDDPMSAGNGSLMRLAPVAMRHWRDRGTLAAIAARQSRTTHAAPEAVAGCVAYAEMLADAISGMSAHEVLTAARRNDAPAIDAIVRGSWRGKLRRDIRSSGYVAHSLEAALWCVSRTSSFAAAVLLAANLGDDADTTAAITGQLAGALYGADGIPDAWLQRLAWHDRLLAAADRLISASDAA, encoded by the coding sequence ATGCAGCCGACTAAGCAGATCAATGGCCGCGCGATGCACGCACGTACCAGCGTGACCCATCCGCTCCAGATTGCCTCCGTCGCGGCAGGTGCCGGCCTTGGCAGCGTTGGAATCACGTTTTGCCCCGGCAAGCAGCAGCCTCATGCAGCAACTGGTGCATGGGCGCGCGATCTCGATCTCGACGTCGGCGTCATCGCCAATTGGGGCGCAGCCAGTGTCGTCACGCTGGTCGAGGACCACGAACTCGCCTCGCTTGGCGTCACCGGCCTCGGCGATGCGGTGCGTGCTGCCGCTATGGAGTGGCAACATCTTCCCATCCGCGATGTGTCTGTGCCCGACGCCGCGTTCGAGACCGCGTGGCAAAAGACAGGACCGATGCTACGCAACCAGCTTCGTGCAGGGTTCAACGTGCTCGTCCACTGCAAGGGCGGCCTTGGCCGCGCTGGAACAGTTGCTGCGCGGCTGCTCATCGATCTTGGCTGGACACCCGCAGAGGCCCTTGCCGCCGTACGTGAGGTACGACCTGGTGCGGTCGAGACCAGGGCACAGGAAGCGTATGTTCTGGCGCTAGTCACCACGCCCGAAGCAACGCTGGAACATTCACCTTCAGCAATCCACGATCGCAGTCGCGGCGCGCTGCTTGGCTTGGCCATTGGTGACGCCGTCGGCACCACCTTGGAGTTCACCCGGCGCGACAGCGGCGTTGCTGTGACGGATATGGTGGGCGGCGGCCCCTTTCGCCTGCAGCCGGGCGAATGGACCGATGATACCGCCATGGCGCTGGCGCTCGCCGACAGCCTCGCCGCTGAGCCAAAGCTTGACGCCCGTGACCTGATGGGTCGTTTCGTTAGCTGGTGGCGCAGCGGCGAGTATAGCTGCACCGGCCGCTGTTTCGATATCGGCGTGACCACACGGCAGGCACTTGCCCGCTTCGAGCGTGATCTCGAACCTTATGCCGGTAGCGATGATCCGATGAGCGCCGGCAATGGTTCGCTGATGCGCCTTGCCCCGGTCGCGATGCGTCACTGGCGCGACCGCGGAACGCTTGCCGCCATCGCAGCGCGGCAAAGCCGTACCACCCATGCCGCACCGGAAGCCGTCGCCGGCTGCGTCGCCTATGCCGAGATGCTGGCAGATGCGATCTCGGGGATGTCTGCGCATGAGGTGCTGACAGCAGCGCGCCGCAATGATGCGCCTGCCATCGATGCGATTGTGCGGGGTAGCTGGCGCGGCAAGCTGCGCCGAGACATCCGCTCGTCAGGCTATGTCGCGCACTCGCTCGAAGCGGCTTTATGGTGCGTTAGTCGCACCAGCAGCTTTGCTGCCGCGGTGCTGCTCGCTGCCAATCTTGGCGACGATGCCGACACGACGGCGGCCATCACCGGTCAACTGGCTGGCGCGCTATATGGCGCCGACGGCATCCCCGACGCTTGGCTGCAGCGCCTCGCCTGGCACGACCGGCTGCTGGCCGCGGCTGACCGCCTCATCAGTGCGAGCGATGCCGCATGA
- a CDS encoding DUF2924 domain-containing protein, whose product MSKPAPAKLPAVGSTSESASRWQALFGCPVPHRLPSLVEQAIAWREQAVLHGDVPAAIAHDLLLANEHALQRRGVCQPPSAPQPADSQSSITPDVAAVADVPNQTLVAGSMNATPAQRPAGGSKARAGVLPPAASQLLPGSQLIKAYGGRNHVVAVEADGFRYEGALFSSLSAIAKHITGTHWNGLLFFGLRKRRTYPPKPRRNG is encoded by the coding sequence ATGAGCAAGCCAGCCCCGGCAAAGCTGCCGGCTGTGGGGAGCACCTCGGAGAGCGCCTCCCGCTGGCAAGCGCTTTTTGGTTGTCCGGTTCCGCACCGGCTCCCGAGCCTCGTTGAACAGGCCATCGCCTGGCGTGAGCAGGCCGTTCTGCATGGCGATGTTCCAGCAGCCATTGCGCACGATCTGCTGCTCGCGAATGAGCACGCGCTCCAGCGCCGCGGGGTTTGCCAGCCGCCGAGTGCGCCGCAGCCTGCTGATAGTCAAAGCAGCATCACCCCGGATGTCGCAGCCGTGGCTGACGTCCCCAACCAGACGTTGGTCGCTGGCAGTATGAATGCCACGCCCGCGCAGCGGCCGGCCGGTGGATCCAAGGCCCGCGCCGGCGTCCTGCCGCCGGCGGCAAGCCAGCTGCTGCCGGGCAGCCAGCTCATCAAGGCATACGGCGGCCGCAACCATGTCGTGGCGGTCGAGGCAGATGGCTTTCGCTACGAAGGTGCGCTGTTCAGCTCGCTATCGGCGATCGCCAAGCACATCACCGGCACCCATTGGAACGGCTTGCTCTTCTTTGGCCTGAGGAAGCGGCGCACCTATCCGCCAAAGCCCCGCCGTAATGGCTGA
- a CDS encoding recombinase family protein, with amino-acid sequence MAELKIRCAVYTRKSSEEGLEQSFNSLHAQREACEAYIASQKHEGWQLIPTAYDDGGFSGGSMERPGLKALLGDVEAGLIDTVVVYKVDRLTRALSDFARMVDRFDARKVSFVSVTQAFNTTTSMGRLTLNVLLSFAQFEREVTGERIRDKIAASKAKGMWMGGAVPLGYDVVERLLIVNEPEAAQVRDLFRLYLKHRNVDALVEAADKAGIRSKWRVFADGRTSGGTKLGRGSLYSILANPIYAGEIGHKDKRYPGQHERIVPASLYDPVQQLLEANRRKAKGSTSAGSGHMLSGLVQDASGQRMTATHTGKANRRYCYYASPTTRVPASDLDALVLTALQETLASPARLAVTLPSLDMVSPAIIAGSAALGQRLGTTNTDAKLALVRDLVAQVKVTEAGVTATLRLEALGLAGEIGTIVTPASLGRAKARLTLVVPGHAAPNPDTSLIAVVAQARGWLADLTSGKHISIRAIASAHGITSAYIRQFIGVAFLAPDLVTRIVEGRQPSWLTVTRLSDMLPLPADWSAQRSLFAMQN; translated from the coding sequence ATGGCTGAGCTCAAGATCCGCTGCGCGGTCTATACCCGCAAGTCGAGCGAGGAAGGGCTGGAGCAGTCGTTCAACTCGCTGCACGCCCAACGTGAGGCATGCGAGGCCTATATCGCCAGCCAGAAGCACGAAGGCTGGCAGCTCATCCCCACTGCCTATGATGATGGCGGCTTCTCTGGTGGCAGCATGGAGCGGCCAGGATTGAAGGCGCTGCTCGGCGACGTCGAAGCCGGGCTCATCGATACGGTCGTCGTCTACAAGGTCGACAGGCTTACGCGCGCATTGTCCGACTTTGCCCGCATGGTCGACCGGTTCGACGCGCGCAAAGTCTCGTTCGTCAGCGTGACCCAGGCGTTCAACACCACGACCAGCATGGGCCGGCTCACCCTCAACGTGCTGCTGAGCTTTGCCCAGTTCGAGCGCGAGGTGACCGGGGAGCGCATCCGCGACAAGATCGCCGCGTCCAAGGCCAAGGGCATGTGGATGGGAGGCGCGGTGCCGCTTGGCTATGATGTCGTTGAGCGATTGCTCATCGTCAACGAACCCGAGGCGGCCCAGGTGCGCGACCTCTTCCGGCTCTACCTCAAACACCGCAATGTCGATGCGCTCGTCGAGGCTGCCGACAAGGCCGGGATCCGGTCGAAGTGGCGCGTCTTTGCTGATGGCCGAACGTCCGGTGGCACCAAGCTTGGCCGCGGGTCGCTGTACAGCATTCTTGCCAACCCGATCTACGCTGGCGAGATTGGCCACAAGGACAAGCGCTATCCTGGCCAGCACGAGCGCATCGTGCCGGCCAGCCTCTATGATCCGGTACAGCAATTGCTTGAAGCCAATCGCCGCAAGGCGAAAGGATCCACGTCCGCAGGGTCCGGGCACATGCTCTCTGGGCTTGTACAGGATGCATCCGGCCAGCGGATGACGGCAACGCACACCGGTAAGGCGAACCGGCGCTACTGCTATTACGCTTCGCCTACGACGCGGGTGCCCGCGAGCGATCTCGACGCCCTTGTGCTCACAGCGCTTCAAGAGACGCTCGCCTCCCCTGCCCGGCTCGCCGTGACGCTACCCAGCCTCGATATGGTGTCTCCTGCCATCATCGCAGGCAGTGCCGCGCTGGGTCAGCGACTCGGGACGACAAACACCGATGCCAAACTCGCTCTCGTTCGGGATCTCGTAGCGCAAGTGAAGGTCACCGAGGCTGGTGTCACGGCCACGCTCCGGCTGGAAGCGCTGGGGCTTGCCGGCGAGATCGGCACGATTGTCACGCCAGCGAGCCTCGGCCGCGCCAAGGCGCGCCTGACCTTGGTGGTGCCCGGCCATGCCGCCCCGAATCCCGACACCAGCCTTATCGCAGTCGTCGCCCAGGCGCGCGGTTGGCTTGCGGATCTTACCAGCGGCAAGCACATTTCCATCCGGGCCATCGCTAGCGCCCATGGCATCACCTCGGCCTATATCCGCCAGTTCATTGGCGTGGCCTTCCTTGCGCCCGATCTGGTGACCCGCATCGTCGAGGGCCGCCAGCCTTCCTGGCTGACGGTGACGCGGCTCAGCGACATGCTGCCGCTGCCGGCCGACTGGTCTGCCCAGCGCAGCCTCTTTGCCATGCAGAACTGA